In Nakamurella antarctica, the following are encoded in one genomic region:
- the recG gene encoding ATP-dependent DNA helicase RecG, with protein sequence MAGTDQQPRGVGLGDKLNSLLGARTAKLLEQKLQLVTVSDLLRHYPRKYNRRGELTDMRFLVEGERATIVAKVTGVKVRESQRKNVPGPKGRLHVLILTISDGTMHIECSFFNQRHRMKDFTIGTSAIFSGKVSRFRDTVQMSSAHAETMASTHDGAGVDHIAELAGVTEAIEDFGNGITPMYPLAEGVSLWVIQKSVKLVLDQLDSVVDPLPTSLLAHRGYTDLATALRHIHRPVDEKTLENAITRLRFDEALAMQLVLAQRRARIKSYPAEPCPPRAGGLLAAFDARLPFELTHGQQEVGRAISDDLSTLHPMNRLLQGEVGSGKTVVALRAMLQVIDNGRQTVLMAPTEVLATQHARSVREVLGRLASGGELGAPDGATKVTLLTGSLGAAARKQALLDIASGQAGIAIGTHALLGKHVMFANLGLVVVDEQHRFGVEQRDQLRGTNPETSPPHVLVMTATPIPRTVAMTVYGDLETSVLRELPKGRTPIVTNMVPAHAKPHWLERVWERVREEVAQGRQVYVVCPRIGDVGPDGPDTLSGFDSFDGSEPGMYEGADDDGKRQAVAVVDALTELSAGPLAGLKLATLHGRLNANDKDDTMTAFKQGQIDVLVATTVIEVGVDVPNATMMVILDADRFGMSQLHQLRGRVGRGGHAGYCFLVTQAPEGSPSLQRLSAVAATLDGFELAKADLALRREGDILGRIQAGRSSSLKLLSLLRDEEIILMAREDAIKFVADEEDLKRWPGLAEMANALIAEVTQDFLEKG encoded by the coding sequence GTGGCCGGCACGGACCAGCAGCCCAGGGGTGTGGGGCTAGGCGACAAGCTCAACTCACTGCTCGGCGCTCGGACGGCGAAACTGCTGGAGCAGAAGTTGCAACTCGTCACGGTCTCGGATCTGCTGCGGCACTACCCGCGCAAGTACAACCGCCGCGGCGAGTTGACGGACATGCGCTTTCTGGTGGAGGGCGAACGAGCCACCATCGTGGCCAAAGTCACCGGCGTCAAGGTGAGGGAATCACAGCGTAAAAACGTGCCCGGTCCGAAGGGGCGCCTGCACGTTCTGATCCTCACCATTAGTGACGGAACGATGCACATCGAGTGCAGCTTCTTCAATCAACGCCATCGGATGAAGGACTTCACGATCGGGACCAGCGCTATTTTCTCGGGCAAGGTGAGTCGGTTCAGAGACACAGTGCAAATGAGCTCCGCTCACGCCGAGACTATGGCGAGTACCCATGACGGAGCGGGAGTTGATCACATAGCAGAACTCGCCGGGGTTACCGAGGCGATCGAAGATTTCGGCAACGGCATCACCCCGATGTATCCGCTTGCCGAAGGCGTGAGCCTCTGGGTGATCCAGAAGTCGGTGAAACTTGTTCTCGACCAACTGGATTCGGTCGTTGATCCACTCCCCACGTCACTTCTGGCGCATCGCGGCTACACCGACTTGGCGACGGCGCTGCGTCACATCCATCGGCCGGTGGACGAGAAGACTCTGGAAAATGCCATTACGCGCCTCCGCTTCGACGAGGCGCTGGCAATGCAGCTCGTGCTGGCGCAGCGCCGAGCGCGGATCAAAAGCTACCCGGCCGAGCCGTGCCCACCCCGCGCCGGCGGCCTACTCGCCGCGTTCGACGCGCGCTTGCCGTTCGAGCTGACCCACGGGCAACAAGAAGTGGGTCGAGCGATCAGCGACGACCTGTCAACCCTGCACCCGATGAACCGGCTGCTTCAAGGGGAGGTGGGGTCGGGGAAAACTGTGGTGGCGTTGCGCGCGATGCTGCAGGTGATCGACAACGGCCGCCAGACGGTGTTGATGGCGCCGACCGAGGTGCTAGCGACCCAGCACGCACGCTCGGTACGAGAAGTCCTGGGCCGGTTGGCCTCTGGCGGCGAACTGGGCGCCCCCGATGGCGCGACCAAGGTCACACTTCTCACGGGATCGCTCGGTGCCGCGGCCCGCAAACAGGCGCTGCTGGACATCGCTTCCGGGCAGGCGGGGATCGCCATCGGAACCCACGCACTTCTGGGCAAGCACGTAATGTTCGCCAACCTGGGGTTGGTGGTGGTCGACGAGCAGCACCGCTTCGGTGTGGAGCAGCGCGATCAGTTGCGCGGAACCAACCCTGAGACATCACCGCCCCACGTGCTGGTGATGACTGCCACCCCGATCCCGCGCACTGTAGCCATGACGGTGTACGGGGATTTGGAGACTTCGGTGCTGCGCGAGCTACCCAAGGGCCGCACCCCGATTGTCACCAACATGGTTCCCGCGCACGCGAAACCTCATTGGCTCGAGCGGGTGTGGGAGCGGGTACGGGAGGAAGTCGCGCAGGGGCGCCAGGTTTACGTGGTGTGCCCGCGGATCGGTGACGTGGGGCCCGACGGCCCCGATACCCTGAGCGGCTTCGATAGCTTCGATGGCAGCGAACCAGGAATGTACGAGGGCGCCGATGACGATGGAAAACGTCAGGCTGTGGCGGTTGTTGACGCGCTCACCGAACTGAGTGCGGGCCCACTCGCCGGTCTGAAGTTGGCGACGCTGCACGGGCGCCTGAACGCGAACGACAAAGACGACACTATGACGGCATTCAAACAGGGTCAGATTGACGTCCTCGTGGCGACCACCGTCATCGAGGTCGGTGTAGATGTCCCCAATGCCACCATGATGGTGATTCTGGACGCCGACCGATTTGGGATGTCCCAGCTGCACCAACTTCGCGGCCGCGTCGGACGAGGAGGGCACGCTGGGTACTGCTTCCTGGTGACGCAGGCGCCGGAAGGGAGCCCGTCGCTGCAGCGGCTTTCAGCCGTGGCCGCAACCCTCGACGGCTTTGAATTGGCGAAGGCCGACCTTGCGCTGCGCCGCGAGGGCGACATCCTCGGCAGGATCCAAGCGGGACGTTCCAGCAGCCTTAAGTTGCTCTCTTTGCTGCGGGATGAAGAAATCATCCTGATGGCCCGAGAAGATGCGATCAAATTCGTTGCTGATGAAGAGGACTTGAAACGTTGGCCCGGTCTGGCAGAAATGGCCAATGCGCTCATCGCCGAAGTGACTCAAGATTTCCTCGAAAAAGGCTGA
- the rpmB gene encoding 50S ribosomal protein L28 yields MAAVCDVCGKGPGFGMNVSHSHRRTKRRWNPNIQAVRALIKPGTVRKVNACTSCLKAGKVVRSA; encoded by the coding sequence GTGGCTGCCGTCTGTGATGTCTGTGGCAAGGGCCCTGGCTTTGGGATGAACGTGTCCCACTCCCACCGTCGCACCAAGCGTCGTTGGAACCCGAACATTCAGGCCGTGCGCGCCCTGATCAAGCCGGGAACCGTCCGCAAGGTCAATGCATGCACCTCCTGCCTGAAGGCTGGCAAGGTCGTTCGCAGCGCGTAA
- a CDS encoding branched-chain amino acid aminotransferase has translation MTTQFSRTPNPAPASETSRRAKLESPGFGKHFTDHMVIIDWTGDKGWHDARLVPYAPFLIDPASMVLHYGQEIFEGIKAYQQPDGSVSTFRPGENSERLNNSARRMGMPELPEELFVESLRVLVEADRAWVPSRAEESLYLRPFMFAAEVGLGVRPASRYVYAVIASPAGAYFAGGVKPVSVWWSTEYVRAAPGGTGAAKTGGNYAASLAAQAEAAHKGCDQVVWLDAVERRWVEEMGGMNLFFVFGSGNEIEIVTPELSGSLLPGVTRRSLLQIARELGYTATERRISTDEWDKRAAAGELTEVFACGTAAVVTPVGSVKHESGGFVIGNGEPGPVTMQLRAALTALQVGDAPDPNGWMYPLC, from the coding sequence ATGACTACACAGTTTTCTCGCACTCCCAATCCGGCGCCGGCCAGCGAAACAAGCCGACGCGCCAAGCTGGAATCTCCAGGCTTTGGCAAGCACTTCACCGACCACATGGTCATCATCGACTGGACGGGCGACAAGGGCTGGCATGACGCCCGACTCGTTCCATACGCACCGTTCTTGATCGATCCGGCAAGCATGGTGCTGCACTACGGCCAAGAAATTTTCGAAGGCATTAAGGCCTACCAGCAGCCCGACGGAAGTGTCTCGACATTCCGACCGGGCGAAAACTCGGAGAGGCTTAACAACTCGGCGCGCCGGATGGGAATGCCGGAACTGCCCGAAGAGCTCTTCGTTGAGTCACTGCGGGTGCTGGTGGAAGCCGACCGCGCGTGGGTGCCGTCTCGCGCGGAGGAGTCACTGTACCTGCGGCCCTTCATGTTTGCCGCCGAAGTCGGTCTGGGTGTGCGGCCAGCAAGTCGATACGTCTACGCCGTTATCGCCTCGCCAGCGGGTGCCTATTTCGCTGGCGGCGTGAAGCCGGTGAGTGTCTGGTGGTCGACGGAGTACGTGCGCGCGGCGCCCGGGGGTACCGGCGCCGCGAAGACCGGCGGCAACTACGCCGCCTCGCTCGCGGCCCAGGCGGAGGCGGCCCACAAAGGCTGTGACCAAGTCGTGTGGCTGGATGCTGTGGAACGCCGCTGGGTCGAGGAGATGGGCGGGATGAACCTGTTCTTCGTTTTTGGCTCAGGCAACGAGATCGAGATTGTCACCCCGGAATTGAGTGGCTCGCTGTTGCCAGGTGTCACCAGACGCTCGCTCTTGCAGATTGCCCGTGAGCTCGGTTACACCGCTACTGAACGCAGAATCTCGACCGATGAGTGGGACAAGAGGGCTGCGGCGGGCGAACTCACCGAGGTCTTTGCCTGTGGGACGGCGGCAGTGGTCACGCCGGTCGGATCGGTCAAGCACGAGTCCGGTGGGTTTGTCATTGGCAACGGGGAGCCTGGTCCCGTGACGATGCAGCTCCGCGCGGCCTTGACAGCCCTACAGGTGGGCGACGCGCCAGACCCAAACGGTTGGATGTACCCGCTCTGCTAG
- the gcvT gene encoding glycine cleavage system aminomethyltransferase GcvT, translating into MTTPADELLLSPLHSAHLALGATMAPFGGWQMPISYANSGVVAEHQAVRNSVGIFDVSHLGKASITGLGAAEFVNRCFSNDLTRIGPGQAQYTLCCNNSGGVVDDLIAYYVSDEEVFLVPNAANTAAVVELLSEAAQGSGITVTNQHRDFGVIAVQGPQSAATLAAVGLPTDLEYMAWADSEFQGLPVRVCRTGYTGEHGYELLPAWDVALPLWDSLLAQADAIGGRAAGLGARDTLRTEMGYALHGQDLSADISPVQARSGWAVGWKKEEFFGRDALLAEKEAGPSRLAWGLLVLDRGIPRAHQQVMASDGTVIGEVTSGTHSPTLGQGIALALIDTSAGLGEGDDVLVDVRGRKLVARIVKPPFVTSHVR; encoded by the coding sequence ATGACCACTCCCGCAGACGAGTTGCTGCTTTCTCCCTTACATTCTGCCCACCTCGCTCTTGGCGCAACGATGGCGCCGTTTGGTGGCTGGCAGATGCCGATTTCCTATGCCAACTCAGGAGTTGTCGCCGAGCATCAGGCGGTCCGAAACTCGGTCGGCATCTTTGACGTTTCCCACCTCGGTAAAGCCAGCATCACCGGTCTGGGGGCAGCGGAGTTCGTGAACCGTTGCTTCTCAAATGATCTCACGCGGATTGGGCCGGGCCAGGCGCAATACACCCTGTGCTGCAACAACTCCGGCGGTGTCGTGGACGATTTGATCGCCTATTACGTGAGCGATGAGGAAGTATTCCTTGTCCCGAACGCCGCCAATACCGCTGCGGTGGTTGAGCTTTTGTCCGAGGCCGCCCAGGGTAGCGGTATCACCGTCACGAATCAGCACCGGGATTTCGGCGTGATCGCAGTTCAGGGTCCGCAGTCGGCCGCGACGCTGGCAGCGGTGGGCCTGCCCACCGATCTGGAGTACATGGCTTGGGCCGACAGCGAGTTCCAAGGTTTGCCAGTGCGAGTGTGCCGAACCGGGTACACCGGCGAGCACGGCTACGAGCTACTTCCCGCTTGGGATGTTGCGCTGCCGCTGTGGGATTCGCTGCTCGCCCAGGCCGATGCTATCGGCGGCCGAGCCGCAGGACTTGGAGCCCGAGACACTCTGCGGACCGAGATGGGGTACGCCCTGCACGGGCAGGATCTTTCGGCTGACATCTCGCCCGTGCAGGCACGATCCGGGTGGGCCGTCGGCTGGAAGAAGGAGGAGTTCTTCGGGCGCGATGCTCTGCTCGCGGAGAAGGAGGCTGGCCCGTCGCGGCTGGCATGGGGTCTGCTGGTGTTGGATCGGGGCATACCCCGCGCGCACCAACAAGTTATGGCCTCCGATGGGACCGTCATCGGGGAGGTAACCTCCGGGACCCACTCGCCAACTTTGGGTCAAGGCATCGCCTTGGCGCTGATCGATACTTCGGCCGGCCTGGGTGAGGGTGATGACGTATTGGTGGATGTTCGCGGGCGCAAACTCGTTGCCCGCATCGTGAAACCGCCATTCGTCACCTCGCACGTGCGGTAG
- a CDS encoding leucyl aminopeptidase: MSSAALSAANPVTAAVEALVIGLYASDDGPIAADPALGDLAELLAVAGATGRPGETTVIPAPAHYKALRIVGAGLGPQSDLTPERIRKAAGAASRALAGNRSVGSLLSRLNIGAAAEGHLLGAYVFDAYKEPKKQPVEKFVLFTEANSAANKSILRRAVIGAEAVGLARDLVNTAPNDLPPAVFAQRANAAATEAGLKVEILDEKALAKGGYGGILGVGAGSSRPPRLVRITYTPTRSKATVALIGKGITFDSGGLSIKPAAGMDHMTSDMSGAAAVVATVIAAAALKLPITITATAPLAENLPSGSSYRPGDVLTHFGGKTVHVLNTDAEGRLVLADAIVRAVQDKPDFLIETSTLTGAQVVALGNRTMGVMGTEAFRDRIALLAREVGEGGWAMPMPEELREGLDSAIADIANVAGDRAGGMLVAAHYLKEFVPEGLTWAHLDVAGPAFNTSKPYGYTGQGGTGIPVRTLLAVLEDIAGA, encoded by the coding sequence ATGAGCTCAGCAGCCCTGTCCGCCGCTAACCCGGTTACCGCCGCAGTCGAAGCCCTCGTGATCGGCCTCTATGCGAGCGATGATGGACCAATCGCCGCCGATCCAGCTCTCGGCGACCTGGCAGAGTTACTCGCCGTCGCAGGAGCCACGGGCCGTCCGGGCGAGACCACCGTGATCCCAGCTCCCGCCCACTACAAGGCGCTACGGATCGTGGGCGCCGGCCTGGGCCCGCAGTCCGACCTCACCCCGGAGCGGATCCGCAAAGCAGCCGGAGCAGCCTCCCGCGCACTTGCCGGTAACCGGAGCGTCGGCAGTTTGCTGTCGCGGCTCAACATCGGCGCAGCAGCCGAAGGGCATCTGCTGGGGGCGTACGTGTTTGACGCCTACAAAGAACCCAAGAAGCAGCCGGTCGAAAAGTTTGTGCTTTTCACCGAAGCCAATTCCGCAGCAAACAAGTCGATCCTGCGCAGGGCCGTCATCGGGGCGGAAGCCGTTGGCCTGGCCCGCGATCTGGTCAATACTGCCCCTAACGACCTGCCGCCAGCTGTCTTCGCCCAACGCGCCAACGCTGCTGCGACCGAAGCTGGGCTCAAGGTTGAAATCCTGGACGAGAAGGCTCTGGCCAAAGGTGGCTACGGCGGCATTCTCGGAGTCGGGGCGGGATCGTCGCGGCCACCACGCCTCGTTCGGATTACCTACACACCCACCCGATCCAAGGCCACGGTCGCGCTGATCGGGAAGGGCATCACATTCGACTCCGGCGGGCTATCCATCAAACCAGCCGCTGGCATGGACCATATGACGAGCGATATGTCAGGTGCAGCAGCCGTAGTCGCGACCGTCATCGCCGCAGCAGCCCTCAAGCTGCCGATCACTATCACCGCGACCGCGCCGCTGGCGGAGAATCTGCCCTCCGGCAGTTCTTACCGTCCCGGCGACGTACTCACCCACTTCGGCGGCAAGACGGTTCACGTGCTCAACACCGACGCCGAAGGGCGTCTGGTTCTTGCTGACGCCATTGTTCGAGCGGTCCAGGACAAGCCGGATTTCCTGATCGAGACCTCCACCCTGACGGGCGCTCAGGTGGTTGCTCTTGGAAACAGGACCATGGGAGTCATGGGTACAGAGGCGTTCCGAGACCGCATCGCACTGTTGGCAAGGGAGGTCGGCGAAGGTGGCTGGGCGATGCCGATGCCGGAGGAACTGCGCGAGGGGCTCGACTCGGCGATAGCCGATATCGCCAACGTCGCAGGCGACCGCGCAGGCGGCATGCTTGTCGCAGCGCACTATCTCAAGGAGTTTGTCCCCGAGGGCCTGACCTGGGCCCACTTGGACGTCGCCGGTCCCGCATTCAATACCTCAAAGCCGTATGGCTACACCGGCCAGGGTGGCACGGGAATCCCCGTACGCACCCTGTTGGCCGTGCTGGAGGACATTGCGGGGGCCTGA
- the lpdA gene encoding dihydrolipoyl dehydrogenase, whose amino-acid sequence MTENNFDLVVLGGGSGGYAAALRAAELGQSVALIEKNKLGGTCLHWGCIPTKALLHAAEVADNAREGAQFGVQSTFSGIDMAGLASYKDGVVARLYKGLQGLVKSRGITVVEGAGTFAGGTTVRVGGDSYTGKNVILATGSYSRTLPGLELGGRVISSYEALTLDYVPKSVIVLGGGVIGVEFASVWKSFGSDVTIVEGLPRLVPVEDEWASKILERAFRKRKINFKVGVRFSGVTQDDAGVTVTLENGETLQADLLLVAVGRGPMTAGCGFEEAGVAMDRGFVTTNERLATNLPNVYAVGDIVVGLQLAHRGFQHGIFVAEEIAGLAPRVITDANIPKVTYCDPEIASVGSSEASAKELHGADNIETLVYDLGGNGKSQILKTAGGIKIIRRKGGEVLGIHMVGARVGELVGEAQLAVNWEAFPEDVAPLIHAHPTQTEALGEAFLALAGKPLHVHN is encoded by the coding sequence ATGACCGAGAACAACTTTGACCTGGTCGTCCTAGGCGGAGGGTCCGGTGGCTACGCCGCCGCACTGCGCGCAGCCGAACTGGGCCAGAGCGTGGCGCTTATCGAGAAGAACAAGCTCGGCGGCACATGCTTGCACTGGGGCTGCATTCCGACCAAAGCGCTGCTGCACGCGGCCGAGGTAGCGGACAACGCCCGTGAAGGAGCGCAGTTCGGTGTTCAGTCAACCTTCTCCGGCATCGACATGGCTGGCTTGGCCAGTTACAAGGACGGCGTCGTCGCCCGCCTCTACAAAGGCCTGCAAGGTTTAGTGAAATCCCGCGGGATCACCGTCGTGGAAGGGGCGGGCACGTTCGCAGGCGGGACCACCGTCCGTGTCGGTGGCGATTCCTACACCGGCAAGAACGTCATCCTGGCTACCGGTTCCTACTCCCGCACGCTGCCGGGTCTCGAACTGGGCGGCCGCGTCATCAGCTCATACGAAGCACTCACATTGGACTACGTGCCCAAGAGCGTGATCGTTCTGGGCGGCGGGGTCATCGGCGTTGAGTTCGCATCTGTGTGGAAGTCCTTCGGTTCCGATGTCACGATCGTCGAGGGCCTACCGCGATTGGTCCCCGTTGAAGACGAGTGGGCCTCGAAGATCCTGGAGCGCGCCTTCCGTAAGCGCAAGATCAACTTCAAGGTGGGAGTCCGCTTTAGCGGCGTCACCCAGGACGATGCGGGAGTGACCGTCACCCTGGAGAACGGCGAGACCTTGCAGGCAGATCTGCTGTTGGTCGCCGTTGGTCGTGGCCCCATGACGGCGGGCTGCGGATTCGAAGAAGCGGGCGTGGCAATGGATCGCGGATTCGTGACCACCAACGAGCGCTTGGCCACCAACCTGCCGAACGTCTATGCGGTTGGCGACATCGTCGTTGGCTTGCAGCTCGCGCACCGCGGCTTCCAGCACGGCATCTTCGTCGCCGAAGAAATCGCTGGCTTGGCACCGCGGGTAATCACCGACGCCAACATCCCAAAGGTCACGTACTGCGATCCAGAAATCGCCTCCGTCGGGTCATCCGAGGCCAGCGCCAAGGAACTTCACGGAGCAGACAATATCGAGACTTTGGTCTACGACCTCGGCGGTAACGGGAAGTCACAGATTTTGAAGACCGCTGGCGGCATCAAAATTATTCGCCGCAAGGGCGGTGAGGTCTTAGGAATTCACATGGTCGGTGCACGGGTCGGCGAATTGGTCGGCGAGGCTCAGCTAGCCGTGAACTGGGAAGCATTCCCCGAGGATGTTGCACCCCTGATCCATGCTCACCCCACTCAAACCGAAGCGCTGGGTGAGGCGTTCTTAGCCTTGGCCGGCAAGCCTTTGCATGTCCATAACTGA
- the sucB gene encoding 2-oxoglutarate dehydrogenase, E2 component, dihydrolipoamide succinyltransferase: MSQSVQMPALGESVTEGTITRWLKNEGDRVEVDEPLVEVSTDKVDTEIPSPFAGILEKIVVQVDETAEVGADLAIIGDGSGGGSAPAAEPATEAEAEVPSTDAPAPGEDSAAHAPVPAAPADSANESAGSGASTDSPDQGSSTSVTLPAMGESVTEGTVTRWLKSVGDSVAVDEPLVEVSTDKVDTEIPSPVAGTLLSITVAEDETAQVGGELAVIGTAGGSVPAESAPSPAATPAPVAAPTSAPLEAVAAPAEPAPAAPDAAAPAAAPAPAAAPAPAAAPAWQPPTPPATTGYVTPVIRKLAADHGVDLGEVTGTGVGGRIRREDITAAAAAKTAAAAAAAPSAVAPSAPVAPASAAATSSAPTTPSAEAAALSGTTQKLPRIRQSIAKNMLLGLHTAAQLTTVIEVDVTRIADLRSKAKSGFESRENVKLSFLPFFVKSAIEGLKQFPVLNSTITEDLKEITYHAGVNLGIAVDTPRGLIVPVIKEAGDLNIAGIARKIADLASRTRDNKIGPDELSGGTFTITNTGSVGALFDTPIFVPPQSAILGTGAIVRRPMVIKDADGNEVIAIRSMCYLALSYDHRNIDGADASRFLGAMKIRLEAGDFSGDLGL, from the coding sequence ATGTCCCAGTCCGTGCAAATGCCGGCCCTTGGCGAAAGCGTTACCGAAGGCACCATTACCCGTTGGTTGAAGAACGAGGGTGATCGCGTCGAGGTCGACGAGCCGCTGGTGGAGGTTTCAACCGACAAGGTTGATACCGAGATCCCCTCACCCTTTGCTGGCATCTTGGAAAAGATCGTGGTCCAGGTGGACGAGACCGCAGAGGTAGGCGCCGACTTGGCGATTATCGGCGACGGTTCTGGTGGCGGCTCCGCACCAGCAGCCGAGCCCGCGACCGAGGCAGAGGCTGAAGTCCCCTCCACCGACGCACCCGCACCCGGTGAAGATTCAGCTGCGCACGCGCCAGTACCGGCCGCTCCTGCTGATTCGGCGAATGAGTCTGCTGGCTCCGGCGCCTCGACTGACTCGCCTGATCAAGGATCCAGCACCTCTGTGACGTTGCCCGCCATGGGCGAGTCGGTGACCGAAGGTACCGTGACGCGGTGGCTCAAGTCCGTTGGTGATTCCGTCGCTGTGGATGAACCACTGGTCGAGGTCTCCACCGACAAGGTCGACACCGAGATTCCGTCGCCGGTTGCAGGGACCCTGCTCTCTATTACCGTCGCCGAGGACGAGACCGCCCAGGTGGGCGGCGAACTTGCCGTCATCGGTACCGCTGGCGGATCTGTTCCAGCGGAATCCGCTCCGAGCCCCGCCGCCACTCCTGCGCCGGTCGCTGCTCCCACTTCAGCGCCACTCGAAGCAGTAGCCGCACCCGCTGAGCCAGCACCCGCCGCACCTGATGCAGCCGCACCCGCTGCTGCACCCGCACCCGCTGCTGCGCCAGCACCCGCTGCTGCACCCGCGTGGCAGCCCCCGACACCGCCGGCGACTACCGGTTATGTCACCCCCGTCATTCGCAAGCTGGCAGCTGACCACGGCGTTGACTTGGGCGAAGTTACGGGCACCGGGGTAGGTGGCCGGATTCGGCGAGAGGACATCACTGCAGCCGCAGCCGCCAAGACTGCGGCCGCAGCAGCCGCGGCGCCGTCCGCCGTTGCACCCTCCGCGCCCGTCGCACCGGCTTCTGCTGCTGCAACGTCGTCTGCTCCCACCACACCCAGCGCCGAGGCTGCGGCACTTTCAGGTACTACGCAGAAGCTGCCGCGCATCCGCCAATCGATCGCCAAGAACATGCTGTTGGGGCTTCACACAGCCGCGCAGCTGACGACGGTGATCGAAGTGGACGTGACTCGCATTGCTGATCTGCGTTCCAAGGCCAAGAGCGGCTTCGAATCCCGCGAGAACGTCAAGCTTTCGTTCCTGCCATTCTTCGTGAAGTCCGCCATCGAGGGCTTGAAGCAGTTCCCAGTTCTCAACTCAACGATCACCGAGGACCTGAAGGAGATCACCTATCACGCGGGCGTCAACCTCGGCATCGCCGTGGACACCCCTCGCGGTCTGATCGTCCCCGTCATCAAAGAAGCTGGTGACCTCAACATTGCCGGCATCGCCCGCAAGATCGCTGATCTTGCTTCTCGTACTCGGGACAATAAAATCGGTCCTGACGAGCTATCCGGTGGCACATTCACCATCACGAATACGGGTTCCGTCGGCGCGTTGTTCGACACCCCCATCTTCGTTCCACCGCAGTCGGCGATCTTGGGAACCGGAGCCATCGTGCGTCGGCCCATGGTCATCAAGGATGCTGACGGCAACGAAGTCATCGCTATTCGGTCTATGTGCTACCTGGCGCTCTCCTACGATCACCGCAACATCGACGGCGCGGATGCCTCGCGATTCCTTGGCGCAATGAAGATTCGCCTCGAAGCGGGCGACTTCTCTGGAGATCTCGGGCTGTGA
- a CDS encoding TIGR01777 family oxidoreductase, whose translation MTKRLVAAGVSGFLGPRVVAAATAQGYEVTTLVRRATSAANEVQWNPDSGELPKGILEGADAVLNLCGVGVADKRWNDEYRKLITSSRVNPTKLLASRCIAEGVPSLINASAVGYYGPRGSEIIDEKALVGRTFLAKVCKDWEEAADIAADGGVRVVKLRTGLVLGPEGGLIPKLRTLTKLFVNGRIGSGKQYWPWISVDDWVDATMFLINGTFSGPANLTGPQPVTNAQFTKEIGKILSRPTPWIIPGFAVHAVLGDFAEEVLTGQRAIPAALEDAGFTFSHATVHEALRAELS comes from the coding sequence GTGACAAAGCGACTGGTGGCGGCAGGAGTCAGCGGATTCCTTGGACCCCGCGTGGTTGCTGCTGCCACCGCCCAGGGCTACGAGGTAACTACCCTTGTTCGCCGCGCAACTTCGGCGGCGAACGAGGTCCAGTGGAATCCTGACTCGGGCGAGCTACCCAAGGGAATCCTCGAAGGCGCCGACGCTGTGCTGAACCTGTGCGGCGTCGGCGTGGCCGATAAGCGCTGGAATGATGAGTACCGGAAGCTCATTACCTCCTCGCGGGTAAATCCGACCAAGCTGCTTGCTTCCCGGTGCATCGCAGAGGGCGTGCCATCTCTCATCAATGCAAGCGCGGTCGGATATTACGGTCCCCGCGGCAGCGAGATCATCGACGAAAAAGCCCTGGTGGGACGAACGTTTCTGGCGAAAGTCTGCAAAGACTGGGAAGAGGCTGCCGACATTGCTGCCGACGGCGGCGTTCGCGTGGTCAAACTTCGCACTGGGCTCGTCTTGGGCCCAGAGGGGGGTCTCATACCCAAACTACGGACGCTAACCAAGCTTTTCGTCAACGGACGGATCGGATCTGGGAAGCAGTACTGGCCGTGGATCTCGGTCGACGACTGGGTGGATGCCACGATGTTTTTGATTAATGGCACCTTCAGCGGACCGGCGAACCTCACCGGACCGCAACCTGTGACCAACGCGCAATTCACCAAAGAAATCGGCAAAATCCTGTCGCGTCCGACACCGTGGATCATTCCCGGTTTCGCCGTGCATGCCGTTTTGGGAGATTTTGCCGAGGAAGTCCTCACTGGGCAGCGCGCCATTCCCGCTGCCTTAGAAGATGCGGGTTTCACCTTCAGCCATGCCACAGTGCACGAGGCCCTTCGCGCCGAACTGAGCTAA